The following are encoded together in the Longimicrobium sp. genome:
- a CDS encoding response regulator transcription factor yields MRILIVEDNPRIAGFLQKGLREEGYVVEMAADGDTAWEKATTQGFDAAVVDVMIPGRSGIQLVRDLREREVRLPVLMLTARDRTEDKVVGLDAGADDYLTKPFEFSELTARLRALLRRGGSPGASAVLKAGDVEMDPATREVRRGGKPVELTPREFAVLEYLLRNAGRPLSRAAMMEHVWGIRFDPGTNIVDVCINSLRTKLEDRDRGLIQTVRGVGYAIKPPAGEPE; encoded by the coding sequence ATGAGGATTCTGATCGTAGAAGACAATCCGCGGATCGCCGGGTTCCTGCAGAAGGGCCTGCGCGAGGAGGGGTACGTGGTCGAGATGGCGGCGGATGGCGACACGGCGTGGGAGAAGGCGACCACGCAGGGCTTCGACGCCGCGGTGGTTGACGTGATGATCCCGGGGCGCTCCGGCATCCAGCTCGTCCGCGACCTGCGCGAGCGCGAGGTGCGCCTTCCCGTGCTGATGCTCACGGCGCGCGACCGCACCGAGGACAAGGTCGTGGGGCTGGACGCCGGCGCCGACGACTACCTGACGAAGCCGTTCGAGTTCTCGGAACTGACGGCACGCCTCCGCGCGCTGCTGCGGCGGGGGGGAAGCCCCGGTGCGTCGGCGGTGCTCAAGGCGGGGGACGTGGAGATGGATCCCGCCACGCGCGAGGTGCGGCGCGGCGGAAAGCCGGTGGAGCTCACGCCGCGCGAGTTCGCGGTCCTGGAATACCTGCTTCGCAACGCGGGCCGCCCGTTGAGCCGCGCGGCGATGATGGAGCACGTGTGGGGAATCCGATTCGATCCCGGCACCAACATCGTGGACGTGTGCATCAACTCGCTGAGAACCAAGCTGGAAGACCGCGACCGGGGGCTGATCCAGACGGTCCGCGGGGTGGGGTACGCCATCAAGCCCCCGGCTGGGGAGCCGGAGTGA
- a CDS encoding trypsin-like peptidase domain-containing protein: MNATLRKLGMPALLVAGTATAMTAADMVKDPLPDLGAQAAGPAVAPPGAIASAEGLSGAFRAATRAALPAVVHVRVASAARAVSQQQVPPEFRGTPFEDMFRRQGGQAPRAGSGSGFIISADGYIITNNHVVEGMDRVMVVLADKREFEARVVGRDPNTDVAVLKVDARGLPVARLGDADVLEIGDWVLALGYPLDLGQTTTAGIVSAKGRSLGIMGRNGAEAPLEHFLQTDAAINPGNSGGPLVDLQGRVIGVNSAIASPTGFYSGYGFAVPINLARRVAEDLMRDGRVHRPMIGVEIRDVSPADAEVFGLPSPDGAVVSAEPRGPAAAAGLKMGDVIVAVEGKAVKNAGDLMETVMEKRPGDRVTLDVVRYGDRRRVAVRLEEFSNPRAARGRAAPAEEDVAAPAETTGRLGFRAEPVTAEIARELGMERAAGVVISEVDPASPAAGVLGRGMVVRRFNGREVGTVQELRAASEAVRAGQVVSLQVRLPDGRETIVNFRARS; the protein is encoded by the coding sequence ATGAACGCAACGCTTCGCAAGCTCGGGATGCCCGCGCTGCTGGTCGCGGGCACCGCAACGGCCATGACGGCGGCCGACATGGTGAAGGACCCGCTGCCGGACCTGGGTGCCCAGGCGGCCGGGCCGGCGGTGGCGCCCCCGGGTGCCATCGCCTCGGCCGAGGGGCTTTCGGGCGCCTTCCGCGCCGCCACCCGCGCCGCGCTTCCGGCGGTGGTGCACGTTCGCGTGGCCTCGGCCGCGCGCGCCGTGTCGCAGCAGCAGGTGCCGCCCGAGTTCCGGGGCACGCCGTTCGAGGACATGTTCCGCCGCCAGGGCGGGCAGGCGCCGAGGGCCGGCAGCGGCTCGGGCTTCATCATCTCGGCGGATGGCTACATCATCACCAACAACCACGTGGTCGAGGGGATGGACCGGGTGATGGTGGTGCTGGCCGACAAGCGCGAGTTCGAGGCGCGCGTGGTGGGCCGCGACCCCAACACCGACGTGGCGGTGCTGAAGGTGGATGCGCGCGGGCTGCCGGTGGCGCGGCTGGGTGACGCCGACGTGCTGGAGATCGGCGACTGGGTGCTCGCCCTGGGCTATCCGCTGGACCTGGGGCAGACCACCACGGCGGGGATCGTGAGCGCCAAGGGCCGCAGCCTGGGCATCATGGGCCGCAACGGCGCCGAGGCCCCGCTGGAGCACTTCCTCCAGACGGACGCGGCCATCAACCCGGGGAACAGCGGCGGGCCGCTGGTGGATTTGCAGGGGCGGGTGATCGGCGTCAACAGCGCCATCGCCTCGCCGACCGGCTTCTACTCGGGCTACGGGTTCGCGGTGCCCATCAACCTGGCGCGCCGCGTGGCCGAGGACCTGATGCGCGACGGCCGCGTGCACCGGCCCATGATCGGCGTGGAGATCCGCGACGTGTCGCCGGCCGACGCCGAGGTGTTCGGGCTGCCCTCGCCGGATGGTGCGGTGGTGTCGGCGGAGCCGCGCGGCCCCGCGGCGGCGGCCGGGCTGAAGATGGGCGACGTGATCGTGGCCGTGGAGGGCAAGGCCGTGAAGAACGCCGGCGACCTGATGGAGACGGTGATGGAGAAGCGCCCGGGCGACCGGGTGACGCTCGACGTGGTTCGCTACGGCGACCGCCGCCGGGTGGCGGTGCGGCTGGAGGAGTTCTCCAATCCGCGCGCCGCCCGCGGCCGGGCGGCGCCCGCGGAGGAGGACGTGGCCGCCCCGGCGGAAACCACGGGGCGGCTGGGCTTCCGCGCCGAGCCGGTGACGGCGGAGATTGCGCGCGAGCTGGGGATGGAGCGCGCGGCGGGCGTGGTGATCTCGGAGGTGGATCCCGCGAGCCCGGCGGCCGGGGTGCTGGGCCGCGGGATGGTGGTGCGGCGCTTCAACGGCCGCGAGGTGGGCACGGTGCAGGAGCTGCGCGCCG
- a CDS encoding sensor histidine kinase, with product MNRPRSLRREIVAGYSLILLVALTLFAGAAYGILRRSLRSAGTESLRQTAATAERFIAPGIPRVATHEQRLPPTEGAVETLRRRSRLVTGETVEIYVARTGAVEQHALRSFVLIALVLIPVTTLLAALAGRTVSDRILQPLNRLVTASREIGIGGLARRVDEPERPTELRELALAYNGMLERLQRAVEALRSFTADASHELRTPLTAIRGTAEVALARPRTAEELRDTLEEVVDETREMLHLVEDLLTLARGEQVESGPDEIADLAEVLRDVQDVGEALAAAKPVDVRLDVPNALPLRGDGGALRRLFLNLVSNAVKFTEAGAVTITARSIASTEEPADGREWVEVQVADTGSGISAEALPRVFDRFYREDAARNRSGGTGLGLAIARMVAERHGGTISVRSAPGEGSVFTVRLPASA from the coding sequence GTGAACCGCCCCCGCTCGCTCCGGCGCGAGATCGTCGCGGGGTATTCGCTGATCCTGCTGGTGGCGCTCACCCTGTTCGCGGGCGCCGCCTACGGCATCCTGCGGCGCTCGCTGAGGAGCGCGGGCACCGAGTCACTCCGCCAGACCGCCGCCACGGCCGAGCGCTTCATTGCACCCGGCATTCCCCGCGTGGCCACGCACGAGCAGCGGCTGCCGCCCACGGAGGGCGCGGTAGAGACGCTGCGCCGCCGCTCGCGCCTGGTCACCGGCGAAACGGTGGAGATCTACGTCGCGCGCACCGGCGCCGTCGAGCAGCACGCCCTGCGCTCGTTCGTCCTGATCGCCCTGGTGCTGATCCCTGTGACGACGCTGCTGGCGGCGCTGGCGGGGCGAACGGTGAGCGACCGCATCCTGCAGCCCCTCAACCGCCTGGTGACGGCCTCACGGGAGATCGGCATCGGCGGGCTGGCGCGGCGCGTGGACGAGCCGGAGCGCCCCACCGAACTGCGCGAGCTGGCCCTGGCCTACAACGGCATGCTCGAGCGCCTTCAGCGCGCCGTCGAGGCCCTGCGCAGCTTCACCGCGGACGCCAGCCACGAACTGCGCACGCCCCTCACCGCCATCCGCGGCACGGCGGAGGTCGCCCTCGCCCGCCCGCGCACCGCCGAAGAACTGCGCGACACGCTGGAAGAGGTGGTGGACGAAACGCGCGAGATGCTTCACCTAGTAGAAGACCTGCTGACGCTGGCGCGCGGCGAGCAGGTGGAATCCGGCCCCGACGAGATCGCCGACCTGGCGGAGGTGCTTCGCGACGTGCAGGACGTGGGCGAGGCGCTGGCGGCGGCCAAGCCGGTGGATGTGCGGCTGGACGTCCCCAACGCGCTCCCCCTGCGCGGCGACGGGGGGGCGCTCCGCCGCCTCTTCCTGAATCTGGTGTCGAACGCGGTGAAGTTCACCGAAGCAGGCGCCGTGACGATCACCGCGCGCTCGATCGCGTCGACGGAAGAGCCGGCGGATGGCCGGGAATGGGTGGAGGTGCAGGTGGCGGACACCGGCAGCGGCATCTCTGCCGAGGCGCTGCCGCGCGTGTTCGACCGCTTCTACCGAGAAGACGCGGCCCGCAACCGCAGCGGCGGCACGGGCCTGGGCCTGGCCATCGCCCGTATGGTCGCCGAGCGCCACGGCGGCACGATCTCGGTTCGCAGCGCCCCCGGAGAGGGGAGCGTGTTCACGGTGCGGCTGCCAGCGAGTGCGTGA